Within the Manduca sexta isolate Smith_Timp_Sample1 chromosome 19, JHU_Msex_v1.0, whole genome shotgun sequence genome, the region ATGCGTGATATGCGCCGCGAAGAAGAACGACTGAAAACTTTCGATAAGTGGCCTAGCACGTACGTGACACCTGAAGAGTTAGCTCGTAATGGTTTCTACTACCTTGGGCGCGGTGATGAAGTTCGCTGTGCATTCTGTAAAGTAGAAATTATGCGATGGGCGGAAGGAGACGACCCTGCGAAAGATCACAAACGATGGGCACCCCAATGTCCGTTTTTACGTAATCTTTCGAACGGTACTAATGGCAGCGGAGAAGGTAGTTCGGAAGGTCGCGACGAGTGTGGTGCGCGAGCAGCGACGCGGGAGCCTGTGCGTATGCCCGGACCTGTGCATCCTCGCTACGCAACAGAGTTATCGCGTCTCGCCAGTTTCAAGGATTGGCCGCGTTGCATGCGCCAAAAACCAGAGGAACTCGCGGAAGCaggttttttttacaccggCCAAGGGGATAAAACGAAATGTTTCTATTGCGATGGAGGTCTCAAAGATTGGGAAAACGACGATGTTCCATGGGAACAGCATGCCCGTTGGTTCGATCGTTGTGCGTATGTGCAACTTGTTAAAGGCCGTGATTATGTCCAGAGGGTATTATCGGAAGCGTGTGTTATACGTGCCACCGACGAAAAGCCTGCGCCTGCACCTCTACCGTCCCAACCAAATGTCTCAGTTGCATCAGAAGAAAAACCTGTCGAAGAGGCTAAGATATGCAAAATATGTTATTCCGAAGAACGAAACATATGCTTTGTGCCGTGCGGTCATGTGGTCGCTTGTGCAAAGTGTGCCTTATCTACTGATAAATGCCCAATGTGCCGGAGGGCTTTCACAACTGCACTGCGACTCTATTTTTCGTGAAAGGAACCCTTATATGGATTAGTATACTAGTCAATTCGCCTGGCGGCCCCGAGGTGTGCTGAAACCACGCTTCCTAGTAAACCGTTTATcctgtgatttttattttaaattactacatCGATAGCGGTGGGTCGATTCAAAATTTCGTGTGACCCGCGAGTTTGACGAAATGCAGTTTGTATGTAGACCGAAGctgtactaaaattatttatcgttTAAAAATTGAAGACAtactagtaatttaaaattctgtaattaaaaaaaatagtacttttatttaattttaccttGTCCATAAATCATCATTAATTTAAGagactgtttattatttaatgtaaaatatgtgtTACTAAAAGTTTTCTCCCACCAACGAAGACGGAAAGTGgacatattattgtaaatacttctGGTGGTAGTCCACAGTAGAATAGAAATGTGAACAAGTTTTAAATCCACTGTTTTATATTTCCGAAGTTCAGTTCAAAATGTCAAATACACATAAAATGCTTTGCTGTGATAGTATATATTTGGgcataaacattttaatgattaCATTGTCTTTAACTAATGATATGTATTGAAACTGAAAGGTATTTTGTCTTTGTTTGCTCTTAGGCACACAAGCTGCCACTTGATTATGACAATAAATTGATTCATGCATCTCAATTCATGAATCAATGTAAACTTGGTGTAATTGTTGTAATGCCCAAATGTAAACTTTCAGTTATTTTAACTTTCATTGTGAAGCTaccatttctaatattttttgccGTAATGGAATGGTAGTCAGATTATTTGCTACAGGACAGTCAgttgacataatatattcaatgtaGTTAGCTATAAAAAGTTAACTTGAGTAAATATCTTGTCAAAACATACCTATTAGCAAAAACACtgaataattgtataattttagcCTTATAATATAGCtgtacaaaaatgtaaataatacataagagaatttatttaattcagaaTTAATTTCCCCAAGATATTGATTATTTCAGTCTGTTGaatgttacaattaaaaaatgttaaattataaaaatgtacttttatTGTCAGCCCTCACACATCATCACAAAACATTAATCTTCCATTAAGGGTTGATTTTTCAATctgacaattttttaaattaagttagcTTATCCTGACTAAATGCAAAAGTGACACAACCATGAATTTACCAAGTACAAtaaaacaactattttatttatgcaactgtgattgaaaaatcagtgcataataaaattcttaacactAAAGAATCATGCATAACTGGATTGTTGGGTTTTTAGAAACATGAGATTTCACTCTTGAGTTCCATAACTAATGTCTAGATACCACAGAACCCAGATCTTAATCTAGCAAACCTGGGATTTcagcattaaataattaaggtaGAAATGAGAGCATATGTTGCTAGCTTGAGACCCTTCTAAGGTAGTAGGTACATTACtgctatataataattaacaccgCCCCTTCTCCATATAGTGAGGCTCCGTGAATAACTCTTtctttgcaatatttttgtatattgaaaATTCTATATGGAACTATTTGAGTATACCACAGAGTTATACTGTATTCaggtaatgataaaataaaatcttagcAAAATATGCACCTAATTTTTATCTGAGATtgagttttgaaaaaaaaaaaaactgaagacAATATATTCATAAGTATGTAGATATTCtctgttttaataacatttaatttattcctaCCATAGGTAGAATCCTTGTTccaaaaaacttaattttaaataaaaatgcctaTACAAACTATAGGACATCGATTTAAAAAACGGAACATTGGCAAATAATGGACCAATTAGATTAAGGTCATGTGTGATGATGtcaaataatctttatttcaaGTGGTTCATTGTCACGTCGAATAGTCCTTTAGAAGTAGGAACCCtactataaaacaatttttataactttttcttattttgtacttattctttatatttgttttatataagaaatatttattgggCCGAGTCCCATCCATTCTCATGTTTTGACAATGCATAGAAGTTGAGTAGATCCGCCCGCCAACGTTTTTGATGAATAGTACAGGATCCCTGGTACACTTCtcatcgtttattactatcaagctgATTTTTCATGATTAGCTTCCTTTGGACTAGACGCACAAGTTTTtccttacagtaatgttggtaaatggtAGCTTAATGGGGTAGCAtggataaaatatgttgatttgacgacatttaaaaaattattaccaaccgattttttctttgttaattatcgagataattatctaaataacgtgaaaaaatatttgtcttacaaaatatatggGTTGGGTAGGGAGTCGACTCTCTCCAACATGTATCATAAACAaggtcatgaaaaataattactaagcagctgatttttttttattggttagctATCATTTGCATAGTTTACTACCCACATTAAGCTACCATTTACCAACAGTACTGCAAGGAAAATCTTGGGCGTCTAGTCAAAAGGAAGCAACTCACGAAAAATcagcttgatagtaataaacgatgaGAAGTGTACTAGGGATCTTCACTGGAAGTAAAATATTCGCAAGGAGTTTTACTATGCTGTCATAGTTTATATCGCTTGTAACATTTATAGGTGTTGAACGATACGCCTCGTCAACCGCAAATTAGAATGGAATGGCGACGACTATATAtgttgtaactttagtaatgcTGGGATGGTGGAATTAGAGTGTAGGTATTATCTTATTCTAAAAATTTGTGTGAAATTTAATGTTGAGTAAAGAGAGAGATATGACAGTATTAATATAATCACAAAATTTACGGATCCATAGGCTGCcagtaaaaattgttttaaataacatttcttGGATTTCATACACATTATAGATAGTtatcacaaaattatatttattgaaagaaCCATTATGCTATTAGAGATTCTACGTACTTATTGTTATGTTTCAGTAATGTATCTTTTAATTTAGCAATTTCTAGCATCATATCTTTATCTGAAGTGATGGATTCTTGAACttctttacattttttcaaAAATTCCAATATTAATTTTTGACCTTCGGATGTTTCTTGAGTCTTCACAGCGgattcaatttcaaataaattagtttccaATTGTGCTTGTTTTGCTTCTGCATACtggaaaaaatacatttgttcattaaaatttatattcagttCTTCGGGAAATTATGAGATGATTTCGCCGTCGAATTTCCGCCCTCCCAACTTATTGTATGTATTACAAATGAGTTGCAGAGTTGAATGATAATCCAACCTAACCATCCTAACCATCATTAGGAGACAGAAGTTCGAGGAAGCTAATACGAcacaataatatcatttatatttaaatgctactggtggcaggatatattttacatccgccgtgatagcgaccaccgtgcacaaggtgttataacccgccatagtggcccacgtaagtgtgtcgcgtttcggggtcagtctgtatatatccggttttaacaggccggcataattgtgtcgactgccgagggataatcatcacttgtcagtcgatattctatggggccccactccacttaccatcatatgCAGTGAGGTGACTTTGCagtgcctgtataaaaaaagaaaaaaaaataggatgtacttaatacataattaactaaaattatacCTCGATGATAGAATCTGGTAAATCAGCCAGTTTGGCGACGTGCAGACCGAGGGAGGCCGTGGCAGGACCGGGAACGATCTTGTGAAGAAGCACCAGTTGTTGATCCACGACGGAGGCTTCCGCGTGCGAGTTGACAATGACGCCGGGGTGCAGGCTCGCCAGCCGCGTCAACTCGTGGTAGTGCGTCGCGAATAGACAGAAACATTTGCATACTGTCGCCAGTTCCCTGttcaatttataattgttaaccTATATGACTTAACGGGAAAAAAAGCTTGTGATATCAGGCTATCGGTAGCACCAGGTGTATGCGATCTCTCATCGACTTCAGTGTGTCAATTGTAATGTTCTAGTTCTTGCTATTTGAAGACAAAAAGTGTCCCCCCTCgcagttatttaatataatacaacattttgttaaaaataaacatatcaaattgtttacttaataaaactttaagtATGTATtgattattctatatttttatttaaaatttatttgatctataaaaaaatatatttagttttactcACTCAGCTATCGCCCAAGCTATGCCGCAGCCTTCATATGTGGAAGTGCCTCTGCCCAGTTCGTCGACAAGCACGAGCGAATCTGGGGTGGCAGTCTGGaatgaatttcaaatatttattacaatttagtaGACTATTGTTTTGTAGTTTATATGACAGGCGACAATAAAAGTTATGTTgaatgtaattttgaatttagcgCCTTTAAAGGCTCGCTCACACTTTGccgttttaactttttttacttCTACTCTGTGACATCATAGCAACCGCATTACtttgtaacaaaacaaattaaatagaaGATATTTTCAGTTTCtctgtatttaatttatcaagTTATGCATGTTTTTTGTCAGAACTGAACATAGTCACGAGCGGCGTGATAGCCTTGTTTAGCGATAGTTAAGGATAAAAGGTGTAGATATCTGATAATTATCTTTTGGCTGTCTAACCAGAACTCACGACTTTTGTGGCTCACTGTAcctaaataaagtattaaatgtgCTATATTGGCCcacagtgtgtcgcgttccgggattagtcCGTGTATGTCCAATAGGTGGGGACATTATTGTGTCGACCGGTGAAGGTAGACAATTATCTCTAGCTTCCATTTCCACCCTCCCTATCCCTTCCATCCTACCCATAATTCCTGTCCCACGATATTATACCTCCTTCCCTTCCTCTCCTATGGACTCCTGATGTTGTTCAGCCGGAGAAATCCATTAACCCATTTGCACGATTCTCCTGGTGTTGTCAACAACGgaacataaagaaaaattatctctagtcagttgacattctactTCATTTAATTCTCACACTCGACTCATTAGGTGCAGTACGGTCACTTTGGCGAGGACGTGTAGAAGAAAATGTGAAAGTATAGTGACCCTGAGTATAGCCGCAGTGTCGATCATCTCGCGCATGAAGGTGCTGTGTCCGCGCTGCTCGAGGTCGGCGGCGCCGATGCGCGCGCGCAGGGCGCGGAGCGCGGGcagccgcgccgcgcgcgccggcagcgccgcgcccgcctgCGCCAgcaccgccgccgcgccgcacgaGCGCATCCACGTCGACTTGCCGCCCATGTTCGCGCCCGTCACCACGTGCAGCAAGCACGACCCTGCACACACACTCACATAGTCGTACGGCGGGCTATTAAACCTATTTGTAAATGACTTAGCAAAAAACTTGCACAAGTCGACTTTAACATTTTTACTGTGTAAACGCGGCATACCGGCTTTTACAACTTTTGAAGCCTATAGGACTTGCAGGAAGACCCTTGTAaaaaactattacaatattGCCACTAGTGTAGACGTATTAACGCAACTAGAAGCTCTTCCATAATATATTGCAGTAGAACTTGTTAGtctaaacttaatattatatttgtaactttataccaaaaattaatCTTGACGTGTAGATAGCCAAGAGTGGCATTACAGGGCGCATAGACAACGGTTACAGGAAACTAGATATTAGTTATTCTCCCAATAAACTTATGATCTACACAGGATATTGTCGTAAGGTAGCTGATACGTTTCGTATgatgaaatttttgttttttctttgtttatatgtataaaattatctaaCATATATGCAATATACATCTATAATTACCTCGTTTAAAAACCACATCGTTTGGTATATAAGAAACGCCTTCCTGTACTTCCAGGCATGGGTGTCTAAGGTCCTCAAGGACTAGTTCATCAAGGTCTTCCGTGATGACGGGCCGGCAGTAAGGGTACGGCGCGGTCGCAGCCGCGACGGCGAATGACACCAGGACATCCAAACGGGATAGAATGTGCGATAGGCAAAACAAACACTCGGAGTAGCCAgctggaaataaaaaaagtatttttattggtaCTGAAATGGAGTAATCATTGGCACACATTGAAAATAAGTTAattgcatataataataatatcagccctgtattacatactgtcccactactgggcacggacctcctccactactgagagggattaggccttagtccaccacggtggcctagtgcggattggtaaacttcacacaccctcaaaattcctattgaaaacttctcaggtatacaggttttcttatgatgttttccttcatcgttagtTAATTACATATCaagtttataaattgttttaaaagaaggtgtgaataaaaaagtttgtacCCGCTATTCCAACGATTTCGGCAACAACTTTGTCTTGTTCTTTTTCGTAATTGGTTTTTGTTTGAGTGTACTCGTCGGTTATATCTTCCAGACTTTTCGTTTTGAATCTTACGCCTCCTTTGACAGCGTCGATAATTGTGTATTTCTTGTTGCCGCGcaatgtttgttcttctttaaGAGTTACTctgaaataaagtattttctttttataatattttgtaaagtttGTCTATAGCGTTTTGGTACACCCTAAATAATAAACGCTATCGTAAGCACATATCCGTGCATTTTGATGTCTCAAAAGTTACCATAACAATTGTATTCTATCAGTCTTCGTGTGccctgttttaattttatatttcaatataattttagcgATCGAATATTGTTTCCATTACGTTATGTCtgttggaaaaataataaatattatggtataaaataataaatggaaatatttttgggtCCATTAATTTCAGAGCTGTAGTGACTTGTGAAGCTGCACAGCATTCATGGAGGACTAACTTCATATATTATCTCGAAAATGCATACGAGactaataacttattataacgTAATCAATAACGAGATTGCTACATACGTATTAAATCTAAAACCAAATAGAAAAACGGTTTGAAGTAACGATTATTTCTTTCTACATcatattaaatctatactaatagtataaaaagcaaaaattttaagtttataggGGCTAATATTTGGatctactgaaccgattttgaaaattcctttactaataggaagctacattattcctgagtgctataggctgtctatcccgagaaaatataaaacaggatTCTCTTCCCGGAAAAAGTTATCACGCGCGCAAAgccacgggcaaaagctagcgtcataataaaatttttaatgactTTGTGAAGGTATTTAGATTAAGAGATATAAAATGCcgtaaccgctgaacggatttggcaCACAGGGAGACCGTGTCCTGGATTTACAAatgagctactttttatcttggaaaagtGCACAATTAAAGGACTTCAGTCATGAGGCTTTCAAGTCTTCAAACGAGTGGTGAAATTTCTAAAAAGGTGAACAACTTTCTAATCCctactttatttctttaatgtCTGCGCATCCTAGAATTGTGCGGGTTTATTGGTGAACACTTTGACCCAATAAagaacataacattattatgtacatGAATATACGCATGTTCCGTGTCCGTGACAATTGTTTACGATCGTATTCTCGGTACAGATATAAGGTTGACTCGGGGTCGTCGACGCAGGAAGCCCGATATTTCTTACAGAGGAAACAATTTACATTATCTGCTATATTTGCTGCCCCTTGTGCATGCTGCGGACAGAGATATCCTGGGTTTAATTCTCACGTTGGTTAAATGTTCGTtttaaaacgaattaactagcattaaatatttgtgttgacGTTAGGTGTGATTAGTAGCCAAtcgcctgcctcggtggcgtagtggtaATTATACACGGTAGGAGA harbors:
- the LOC115443997 gene encoding death-associated inhibitor of apoptosis 1 isoform X3 translates to MPLLVNQNTSNVASAGAVPNILVSSSLFKTTPRDPKIRRKTSPLKLPPCDTHIGSPPPSSSPTSSSTDKTDNHDTFGFLPDMRDMRREEERLKTFDKWPSTYVTPEELARNGFYYLGRGDEVRCAFCKVEIMRWAEGDDPAKDHKRWAPQCPFLRNLSNGTNGSGEGSSEGRDECGARAATREPVRMPGPVHPRYATELSRLASFKDWPRCMRQKPEELAEAGFFYTGQGDKTKCFYCDGGLKDWENDDVPWEQHARWFDRCAYVQLVKGRDYVQRVLSEACVIRATDEKPAPAPLPSQPNVSVASEEKPVEEAKICKICYSEERNICFVPCGHVVACAKCALSTDKCPMCRRAFTTALRLYFS
- the LOC115443997 gene encoding death-associated inhibitor of apoptosis 1 isoform X1, translated to MDENSKAKENPDNEAGTSETIQMVASAGAVPNILVSSSLFKTTPRDPKIRRKTSPLKLPPCDTHIGSPPPSSSPTSSSTDKTDNHDTFGFLPDMRDMRREEERLKTFDKWPSTYVTPEELARNGFYYLGRGDEVRCAFCKVEIMRWAEGDDPAKDHKRWAPQCPFLRNLSNGTNGSGEGSSEGRDECGARAATREPVRMPGPVHPRYATELSRLASFKDWPRCMRQKPEELAEAGFFYTGQGDKTKCFYCDGGLKDWENDDVPWEQHARWFDRCAYVQLVKGRDYVQRVLSEACVIRATDEKPAPAPLPSQPNVSVASEEKPVEEAKICKICYSEERNICFVPCGHVVACAKCALSTDKCPMCRRAFTTALRLYFS
- the LOC115443997 gene encoding death-associated inhibitor of apoptosis 1 isoform X4; this translates as MASAGAVPNILVSSSLFKTTPRDPKIRRKTSPLKLPPCDTHIGSPPPSSSPTSSSTDKTDNHDTFGFLPDMRDMRREEERLKTFDKWPSTYVTPEELARNGFYYLGRGDEVRCAFCKVEIMRWAEGDDPAKDHKRWAPQCPFLRNLSNGTNGSGEGSSEGRDECGARAATREPVRMPGPVHPRYATELSRLASFKDWPRCMRQKPEELAEAGFFYTGQGDKTKCFYCDGGLKDWENDDVPWEQHARWFDRCAYVQLVKGRDYVQRVLSEACVIRATDEKPAPAPLPSQPNVSVASEEKPVEEAKICKICYSEERNICFVPCGHVVACAKCALSTDKCPMCRRAFTTALRLYFS
- the LOC115443997 gene encoding death-associated inhibitor of apoptosis 1 isoform X2, with the protein product MCSNFCQWITKPNLDMEVAKVASAGAVPNILVSSSLFKTTPRDPKIRRKTSPLKLPPCDTHIGSPPPSSSPTSSSTDKTDNHDTFGFLPDMRDMRREEERLKTFDKWPSTYVTPEELARNGFYYLGRGDEVRCAFCKVEIMRWAEGDDPAKDHKRWAPQCPFLRNLSNGTNGSGEGSSEGRDECGARAATREPVRMPGPVHPRYATELSRLASFKDWPRCMRQKPEELAEAGFFYTGQGDKTKCFYCDGGLKDWENDDVPWEQHARWFDRCAYVQLVKGRDYVQRVLSEACVIRATDEKPAPAPLPSQPNVSVASEEKPVEEAKICKICYSEERNICFVPCGHVVACAKCALSTDKCPMCRRAFTTALRLYFS